A stretch of DNA from Chitinophagaceae bacterium:
TATTTTTTGATGATTGTTTTTTCTTTTTCAATTCCGTCGAACATCTACTTAACCGAACTTTAGTTCGCAAAAATAGATGTAACATAAATATAAAAAATTTATTTTTGAATTTTCATAAATTAATATTTTTTTTTAATTTTAATTTTTTTATTTAAAAAAAGTAATTCTATTGCAAAAAACATTATCATTTTATGTAGTGTCTACAAGATTGATAATCAAATTTCACAAAATTACAAGTATATCAAAAAGGACTTTGGGGAGTGGATTCAATCGCACTATTACAAAATAAACATCCGAATAGCTACGAATATCTCTACATTATCCTATAGTTGCCCCTGCGGTTGTTTCTATTTTTGGTTGTATAAGGGTGAGAATTTTGTTTTGGTCTTCAGCAGATAAAATCATTCCACGGGATTCTATCCCCATTATTTTTCTGGGGGATAGGTTTGCCAATAGTATTACTTGCTTTCCTATAAGCTCGGATGGATTATAATATGCTGCTATTCCACTTACGACTGTTCTTTTATCTAACCCTGTATCTAATAAGAATCGTAATAATTTTTCCGACTTGGGTACCTTCTCGCATTCTAAAACGGTAGCAATTCGTATATCCATTTTTTCAAACTCTTCATACTTTATACTGGGTTTTATTGGAGTAACAAAGGTATTTTGTGTTGGATATATGTTATTTTTTTTAGAAAGTTCTAATTTTTGCAGTTGTTTTTCTATAGTTTCATCTTCTATTTTTTCAAATAATATAGAAGATGGATTTATAATATGTCCTGCTTTTATGAGATCAGGAATATTTTTTAGATGAATCCATTTTTTTGGGGAGATGGCAAGCATTTCTGATATTCTGAAAGATGCTTTTGGGATAAATGGTTCCGATGTTATCTGTAAAACCGCTGTTATTTGAACAGCTACGTGAAGAACTGTTTTTACTCTTTCTTCGTCTGTATTTATAAGTTTCCATGGTTCTGTTTCTGCTAAATATTTATTTCCTAAACGAGCAATATCCATAAAAAAAGAAAGAGCATCTCTGAATTTAAAATTTTCTATGGATTCTTCTATTTGTGAAATAAGTTTTTGAAGGGAGAGGAGCACTTCTGTATCTTTTTCTTGTAATTTTTCTGTATGGGGAACAACCCCTTCAAAATATTTATGAACTAATACAAGCGTTCTGTTGACAAAATTTCCAAAAATACCCACCAGCTCACTATTATTTTTTGTCTGAAAATCCTTCCAAGAAAAGTCACTATCTTTTGTTTCGGGAGCATTTGCAGTAAGCATATAGCGAAGCACGTCTTCTTTGCCTTTAAAATCTATGAGATACTCATGAAGCCATACCGCCCAATTTCTACTGGTGCTAATTTTTTGCCCTTCTAAATTCATAAATTCATTTGCAGGAACATTATCAGGGAGTATATACTGTCCATGTTCCATAAGCATAGCAGGAAAAATAATAGTATGGAACACGATATTGTCTTTTCCTATAAAATGTACGAGTTTGGTTTTAGTATCTTTCCAATATTTTTCCCAATCGTTAGGAATAAGTTCTTTTGTAGCAGATATATACCCTATGGGGGCATCAAACCATACGTAAAGCACTTTTCCTTCCGCATCAGGAAGAGGAACTTTCACTCCCCATTCTAGGTCACGAGTCATAGAACGAGATTGAAGTCCTTGCGTAAGCCAACTTTTACACTGACCAAAAACATTTATTTTCCATTCTTTATGAGATTCTAAATATGCTTCTATGCTTTTTTGATATTTTTCTAAGGGGAGATACCAATTTTTTGTTTTCTGCAAAATAGGTTTTTCACCCGAAAGAGTAGAACGAGGATTCAATAAATCCGATGGACTCAAGGTAGAACCACATTTTTCACATTGATCTCCGTATGCGTTCTCATTTTTACAATGGGGGCAGGTGCCCACTATATATCTATCTGCCAAAAATTGCTTTGCAACAGTATCATAGTATTGCTCTGTTACTTTTTCTTCAAAAGCATCTTTTTTATAAAGATTCATAAAAAAATCTTCCGAAATCCTATGGTGAATAGGATTACTCGTTCTTGCATATATATCAAAAGAAATTCCAAATTCATAAAATGATTTTTTGATCATTTCATAATATATATCTACTACTTCCTGAGGAGTTTTATTTTCATTCCTTGCTTTTATGGTAATAGGAACACCATGCTCGTCTGTTCCACTTACAAAAACAACTTCTTTTTCCTGAGAACGTAAATAACGAACGTATATATCTGCAGGTATATACGCACCCGCTAAATGTCCTATATGAACTGGTCCGTTTGCATATATTAATGCCGCAGTAACCATATATCTGTCAAATTTTTTTTCCATTGTGATTGTATTTTTATGAATGTATTATAGAAGTATTATATATTTTTTGCAAGGTATTATTTTTTGCAGTCGCTTTATTATTTATTATAATTGATACAATTTCCTTTCCTCTATATACGCAATTATATTGTTTGAAACCATGTATCTAATAGACATTTTTTTTTCTATCCTC
This window harbors:
- the metG gene encoding methionine--tRNA ligase, with translation MEKKFDRYMVTAALIYANGPVHIGHLAGAYIPADIYVRYLRSQEKEVVFVSGTDEHGVPITIKARNENKTPQEVVDIYYEMIKKSFYEFGISFDIYARTSNPIHHRISEDFFMNLYKKDAFEEKVTEQYYDTVAKQFLADRYIVGTCPHCKNENAYGDQCEKCGSTLSPSDLLNPRSTLSGEKPILQKTKNWYLPLEKYQKSIEAYLESHKEWKINVFGQCKSWLTQGLQSRSMTRDLEWGVKVPLPDAEGKVLYVWFDAPIGYISATKELIPNDWEKYWKDTKTKLVHFIGKDNIVFHTIIFPAMLMEHGQYILPDNVPANEFMNLEGQKISTSRNWAVWLHEYLIDFKGKEDVLRYMLTANAPETKDSDFSWKDFQTKNNSELVGIFGNFVNRTLVLVHKYFEGVVPHTEKLQEKDTEVLLSLQKLISQIEESIENFKFRDALSFFMDIARLGNKYLAETEPWKLINTDEERVKTVLHVAVQITAVLQITSEPFIPKASFRISEMLAISPKKWIHLKNIPDLIKAGHIINPSSILFEKIEDETIEKQLQKLELSKKNNIYPTQNTFVTPIKPSIKYEEFEKMDIRIATVLECEKVPKSEKLLRFLLDTGLDKRTVVSGIAAYYNPSELIGKQVILLANLSPRKIMGIESRGMILSAEDQNKILTLIQPKIETTAGATIG